Proteins encoded by one window of Anoplopoma fimbria isolate UVic2021 breed Golden Eagle Sablefish chromosome 23, Afim_UVic_2022, whole genome shotgun sequence:
- the LOC129112765 gene encoding leptin-B-like has product MHIFLALLYVSLVAAPGSSSLPTNGGSIRNSIHSIINIAQITLVHIKKLQTRMPVSQQIETKTPSIQGLTSISHDLGLLDNDLRSPLTELFIQIQADVSSLEGRVRSLALTMDCPIAARPGREPSDNLFPDSQHHLTLTKAQHYLEEFLLHKDKLKVC; this is encoded by the exons atgCACATCTTTCTGGCTCTTCTCTATGTCTCTCTTGTAGCGGCTCCTGGGAGCTCAAGTCTTCCAACAAATGGAGGATCCATCAGAAATTCCATACACAGCATAATAAACATTGCTCAGATAACACTGGTGCACATTAAGAAACTACAGACAAGG ATGCCGGTGTCTCAACAGATAGAAACCAAAACTCCTTCCATTCAGGGACTAACTAGTATCAGCCATGATCTTGGACTTTTGGATAATGATCTGCGGAGCCCTCTCACGGAGCTCTTCATCCAGATCCAGGCCGATGTCTCCAGCTTGGAGGGACGGGTGCGCTCCCTCGCGCTGACAATGGACTGTCCCATCGCGGCCAGACCCGGAAGAGAGCCCAGCGACAATTTGTTCCCCGACAGTCAACATCACCTGACTCTGACCAAGGCGCAGCACTACCTGGAGGAGTTTCTCCTCCACAAGGACAAACTCAAGGTCTGCTGA
- the LOC129112727 gene encoding uncharacterized protein LOC129112727 isoform X2, with translation MGNLLLSTGLFRSETTMSEQVTGARFIATRISDGITYYYTPCSGSGERASCAAKDHQTSTALCHPSPPPPLSDDDSSADPSSSSADPSSSPLLSDSPSPPHPSPQNQSDCPLSSRPLLLFFSWLGAQPAGMGKYRDLYLDRGMDVLLVQSKVMHFLWPRWGLDYGLEVLKVLEQPQFSGRAVLVHASSIGGFTFTQTLTHIAQRGKQHTDLAQRVKGHIYDSLVVGSLEHMAIGLGKTLFPRIESFVKNAAMLYFWLFKSHTADFYNNGIQVFHNSPITTPALFFFSENDALCNPADVGKLIDHWRKRGVTVESKKWKESKHAAHLRCHPEEYLSTLEKFLNSLPISSLKANI, from the exons ATGGGGAATCTGCTGCTCTCCACCGG TCTCTTCAGGAGTGAAACAACCATGTCTGAACAAGTCACTGGAGCGAGGTTCATAGCCACGAGGATCAGCGACGGCATAACTTATTATTACACTCCGTGCTCGGGGTCAGGGGAACGGGCTTCATGTGCTGCCAAAGACCATCAAACCTCCACTGCTCTTTGccacccctcccccccaccccccctcagCGACGACGACTCCTCTGCAgatccttcctcctcctctgcagatccttcctcctctcctttgctCTCAGATTCACCCTCCCCCCCACACCCCTCCCCCCAAAACCAATCAGACTGTCCACTCTCTTCgcgtcctcttcttcttttcttctcctggCTCGGCGCCCAGCCAGCGGGGATGGGCAAGTACAGGGACCTCTACCTGGACCGGGGCATGGAcgtcctcctggtccagagcAAAGTAATGCACTTCCTGTGGCCTCGATGGGGGCTCGACTACGGGTTGGAGGTGTTGAAGGTCCTGGAGCAGCCTCAGTTCTCCGGAAGGGCGGTGCTGGTCCACGCCTCTTCCATCGGAGGCTTCACTTTCACCCAGACACTCACCCACATTGCTCAAAGAGGGAAACAACACACAGACCTGGCCCAGAGGGTGAAGGGGCACATCTATGACAGCTTGGTGGTTGGCTCTCTGGAGCACATGGCGATAG GTCTTGGCAAGACTCTGTTTCCCCGGATTGAGAGCTTTGTCAAAAACGCCGCAATGCTTTACTTCTGGCTCTTCAAATCACACACAGCAGACTTCTACAACAACGGCATCCAGGTTTTCCACAACAGCCCAATAACCACACcagccctcttcttcttcagtgaAAACGACGCCCTGTGCAACCCGGCTGACGTGGGGAAGTTGATCGACCACTGGAGGAAGAGGGGCGTGACTGTGGAGAGCAAGAAGTGGAAGGAGTCGAAACATGCCGCCCACTTGCGATGCCACCCGGAAGAATACCTCTCTACACTGGAAAAATTCTTGAACTCCCTTCCCATTTCCTCcctcaaagcaaatatttaa
- the LOC129112727 gene encoding uncharacterized protein LOC129112727 isoform X1, with the protein MQDLPQFRTRVTQIKAWMATRNLFNCFLFRSETTMSEQVTGARFIATRISDGITYYYTPCSGSGERASCAAKDHQTSTALCHPSPPPPLSDDDSSADPSSSSADPSSSPLLSDSPSPPHPSPQNQSDCPLSSRPLLLFFSWLGAQPAGMGKYRDLYLDRGMDVLLVQSKVMHFLWPRWGLDYGLEVLKVLEQPQFSGRAVLVHASSIGGFTFTQTLTHIAQRGKQHTDLAQRVKGHIYDSLVVGSLEHMAIGLGKTLFPRIESFVKNAAMLYFWLFKSHTADFYNNGIQVFHNSPITTPALFFFSENDALCNPADVGKLIDHWRKRGVTVESKKWKESKHAAHLRCHPEEYLSTLEKFLNSLPISSLKANI; encoded by the exons ATGCAGGACCTCCCCCAATTTAGGACACGCGTCACACAGATCAAGGCTTGGATGGCAACAAGAAATCTATTTAATTGTTT TCTCTTCAGGAGTGAAACAACCATGTCTGAACAAGTCACTGGAGCGAGGTTCATAGCCACGAGGATCAGCGACGGCATAACTTATTATTACACTCCGTGCTCGGGGTCAGGGGAACGGGCTTCATGTGCTGCCAAAGACCATCAAACCTCCACTGCTCTTTGccacccctcccccccaccccccctcagCGACGACGACTCCTCTGCAgatccttcctcctcctctgcagatccttcctcctctcctttgctCTCAGATTCACCCTCCCCCCCACACCCCTCCCCCCAAAACCAATCAGACTGTCCACTCTCTTCgcgtcctcttcttcttttcttctcctggCTCGGCGCCCAGCCAGCGGGGATGGGCAAGTACAGGGACCTCTACCTGGACCGGGGCATGGAcgtcctcctggtccagagcAAAGTAATGCACTTCCTGTGGCCTCGATGGGGGCTCGACTACGGGTTGGAGGTGTTGAAGGTCCTGGAGCAGCCTCAGTTCTCCGGAAGGGCGGTGCTGGTCCACGCCTCTTCCATCGGAGGCTTCACTTTCACCCAGACACTCACCCACATTGCTCAAAGAGGGAAACAACACACAGACCTGGCCCAGAGGGTGAAGGGGCACATCTATGACAGCTTGGTGGTTGGCTCTCTGGAGCACATGGCGATAG GTCTTGGCAAGACTCTGTTTCCCCGGATTGAGAGCTTTGTCAAAAACGCCGCAATGCTTTACTTCTGGCTCTTCAAATCACACACAGCAGACTTCTACAACAACGGCATCCAGGTTTTCCACAACAGCCCAATAACCACACcagccctcttcttcttcagtgaAAACGACGCCCTGTGCAACCCGGCTGACGTGGGGAAGTTGATCGACCACTGGAGGAAGAGGGGCGTGACTGTGGAGAGCAAGAAGTGGAAGGAGTCGAAACATGCCGCCCACTTGCGATGCCACCCGGAAGAATACCTCTCTACACTGGAAAAATTCTTGAACTCCCTTCCCATTTCCTCcctcaaagcaaatatttaa